A genomic segment from Pollutimonas thiosulfatoxidans encodes:
- the asnB gene encoding asparagine synthase (glutamine-hydrolyzing): MCGIFGYYNRQGRSVDSSTLISMGDAIRYRGPDDRGLYEGDSWALGNQRLAIIDIAGGHQPFISDDGRIVVVQNGEIFNHVELSKEASRRGNPCRTQSDTEVILRLYELEGINCLHRLNGMFAIAIHDASQNIMFLARDRVGVKPLYFHDDGRQLTFASEIKSILQDRHIDSSLDEEALHHYLTFNYVPPPHTIYRGIRHLMPGHYMKIGSRRTDVKKWWDLADVEPVYGRTEEQWIEEFNFTLDDAVRLRLRSDVPFGAFLSGGVDSSSVVGLMARHMTEPVKTFCIGFDDPRYDESSFAQEAAERFSTEHVMKRVSPDMLDIWPFATHHCDQPHGDISFLPTYRVSQLAAEHVKVVLTGDGGDELFAGYDKYQSFFSRPGINSMTDAEFEREYFASISLFSDQAKASVMAPAFRERMTGNNSFEVVRPYFAELKHQDRINQALYVDMQLLLSGNNLVKPDRMGMAMSLEARTPFLDYRMMELAFRMPGHLKLKDGVTKYIYKKAVAPLIGAKLAYRKKQMFTVPVGDWFRTTKLAYCQEKLKTLDSQGGLFSTPYITDILNRHVAGEDFTRQLRALIAFAIWHDVNKPTLA, from the coding sequence ATGTGTGGAATATTTGGCTACTACAACCGACAAGGAAGATCTGTAGATTCCAGTACGCTTATCAGTATGGGGGATGCTATTAGGTACCGAGGCCCTGATGATCGCGGCTTGTACGAGGGTGATAGCTGGGCTCTAGGCAATCAGAGGCTTGCTATTATCGACATCGCAGGGGGCCATCAACCCTTCATCTCTGACGACGGTCGTATTGTAGTGGTACAGAATGGGGAAATATTTAACCATGTCGAACTTTCTAAAGAGGCTAGTCGCCGGGGTAATCCCTGTCGAACCCAGTCGGACACGGAGGTAATACTTCGCCTATATGAGCTCGAGGGCATAAACTGCCTACATAGACTGAACGGAATGTTTGCAATCGCTATCCACGATGCAAGCCAAAATATAATGTTCTTAGCTCGCGACAGAGTGGGCGTGAAGCCACTATACTTCCATGATGATGGAAGGCAGTTAACCTTCGCATCAGAAATAAAGTCTATTCTCCAGGATCGCCATATTGACAGTTCGCTGGACGAGGAAGCTCTTCATCATTACTTGACATTCAATTACGTACCGCCGCCCCATACGATATACCGTGGGATCAGGCACCTGATGCCTGGTCATTACATGAAGATAGGCTCAAGACGAACTGACGTAAAAAAATGGTGGGATTTAGCCGATGTAGAGCCGGTATATGGCCGTACCGAAGAGCAATGGATAGAGGAATTTAATTTCACCTTAGATGATGCCGTCCGATTGCGTTTACGCAGCGACGTTCCGTTTGGCGCGTTTCTATCCGGGGGGGTGGACTCCAGCTCCGTGGTGGGCTTAATGGCTCGCCATATGACTGAGCCGGTCAAGACCTTCTGTATCGGGTTTGATGATCCTCGCTATGATGAATCCAGCTTCGCGCAGGAGGCCGCTGAACGTTTCTCTACGGAACACGTTATGAAGAGGGTGTCGCCAGACATGCTCGACATTTGGCCGTTCGCGACCCATCATTGTGATCAACCGCACGGAGATATCTCGTTTCTTCCTACCTATCGCGTTTCGCAGCTCGCGGCCGAACACGTTAAGGTGGTGTTGACCGGAGACGGTGGCGATGAATTGTTCGCTGGATACGACAAATACCAGTCTTTCTTCTCACGCCCGGGGATCAATAGTATGACGGATGCTGAGTTTGAACGAGAATATTTTGCCAGCATCTCATTGTTCTCCGACCAGGCCAAAGCATCTGTAATGGCCCCAGCATTTCGGGAACGCATGACAGGGAATAACTCGTTTGAGGTCGTGCGCCCTTATTTTGCTGAGCTAAAGCATCAAGATCGGATAAACCAAGCTTTGTATGTAGATATGCAGTTGCTATTGAGCGGTAATAATCTTGTGAAGCCGGATCGTATGGGCATGGCGATGTCTTTGGAGGCGCGCACACCATTTTTAGACTACCGCATGATGGAACTTGCCTTTCGAATGCCCGGCCATTTGAAGCTAAAAGACGGCGTAACCAAATATATATACAAAAAGGCGGTCGCTCCGTTGATTGGTGCAAAGCTCGCTTATAGAAAGAAACAGATGTTCACGGTACCTGTCGGCGACTGGTTCAGAACGACTAAGCTTGCTTATTGCCAAGAGAAGCTTAAGACGCTCGACAGCCAAGGCGGTCTATTTTCCACCCCGTATATTACGGACATATTGAACCGGCATGTCGCAGGCGAGGACTTTACCCGGCAGTTGCGCGCGTTAATAGCTTTTGCAATATGGCATGATGTGAACAAGCCGACTTTAGCATGA
- a CDS encoding polysaccharide biosynthesis protein, producing the protein MDRRSTLRSWFAILFDLAAVPVAWIGAFLIRFNFAWPFGYEKEIWIGLALLMAIHSFVRRWAGLHRGMWIFAGVSDLRRVVVAVSISTAVLLLFVVLARHQLEVPRSVVLLYPILLVLLMGGGRIAWRIWSEYLLYGKRHPNALPVIVVGAGTAGAMLVRELDRSADWQVVALVDDDRGKWGLELSGRRVEGGTDMLPSILERYGVKHVILAMPSAKAESLQRVSVVAAQAGANLFTVPGLGELMSGRVAINVMRPVKVEDLLGRKSVRIDSGDVETMLSGKYVLVTGAGGSIGSELCRQLARFSPAAIILLEASEFALYMVEQWFGEHRPEIDVIALAGDVKDDSCMQQIFRTYKPAIVFHAAAYKHVPLMEVRNAWQAVRNNAKGTLVVANCAKQYGSERFVLISTDKAVNPTNVMGASKRLAEMICEVLHCTGGATRFQMVRFGNVLGSTGSVIPKFRSQIAQGGPVTVTHPEITRFFMSIPEAAQLVLQAAAMGKGGEVFVLDMGEPVKIVDLARNMIRLSGFTEQEIPIQFTGLRPGEKLFEELLADSEETLPTPHEKLRIARSRPVPEGFFVDISEWLQHSQPVTDSQVRAKLKEWIPEYQPRCFESEVSEDTIV; encoded by the coding sequence ATGGACAGACGCTCCACGCTACGTTCATGGTTCGCTATCCTGTTTGATTTGGCTGCGGTGCCGGTCGCCTGGATAGGAGCATTCTTAATCCGCTTTAACTTTGCGTGGCCGTTCGGGTACGAGAAGGAGATATGGATCGGGCTGGCATTGTTAATGGCGATTCATTCTTTTGTACGTCGATGGGCAGGGCTACACCGCGGAATGTGGATATTCGCGGGTGTTTCAGACCTCCGCCGGGTGGTGGTGGCAGTATCGATCTCCACTGCAGTGCTGCTGCTGTTTGTTGTTCTTGCTCGGCATCAGTTGGAAGTGCCGCGATCTGTCGTGCTTCTGTATCCCATCTTGTTGGTATTGTTGATGGGCGGAGGGCGCATTGCATGGCGGATTTGGAGTGAATATCTTTTGTACGGTAAGCGGCATCCCAACGCGCTACCGGTGATAGTCGTAGGGGCGGGAACGGCTGGCGCGATGTTGGTTCGAGAGTTGGACCGAAGCGCAGACTGGCAAGTCGTTGCGCTAGTCGATGACGACAGAGGTAAGTGGGGGCTGGAACTTTCTGGGCGAAGAGTAGAGGGTGGAACTGACATGCTTCCGTCGATACTGGAACGCTACGGCGTGAAGCACGTGATTTTAGCCATGCCATCAGCGAAAGCGGAGTCTCTTCAAAGGGTTAGCGTCGTTGCGGCGCAGGCCGGCGCCAATCTGTTCACCGTACCCGGCTTGGGCGAACTTATGAGTGGCCGAGTGGCTATCAATGTGATGCGTCCGGTGAAAGTTGAAGACTTGCTCGGTCGCAAATCGGTCCGAATAGATAGTGGCGATGTAGAGACTATGCTGAGTGGCAAGTATGTCCTTGTTACCGGCGCGGGCGGGTCAATTGGTAGTGAACTGTGCCGTCAATTAGCACGATTTTCGCCTGCTGCAATTATCCTATTAGAGGCAAGCGAATTCGCACTTTACATGGTCGAGCAGTGGTTTGGTGAGCACCGGCCTGAGATTGATGTCATTGCCTTAGCTGGCGATGTAAAAGACGACTCGTGCATGCAACAGATATTTCGCACGTATAAGCCGGCGATTGTCTTTCATGCGGCTGCTTATAAGCACGTTCCTTTGATGGAAGTGAGGAACGCATGGCAAGCCGTACGCAATAATGCGAAGGGTACGCTGGTTGTGGCCAATTGCGCAAAGCAATATGGGTCCGAACGGTTCGTACTAATCTCAACAGATAAAGCTGTAAACCCAACCAATGTGATGGGTGCTTCGAAACGACTGGCCGAAATGATCTGCGAAGTATTGCATTGCACCGGCGGCGCCACCCGTTTCCAAATGGTCCGCTTTGGTAATGTACTGGGCAGTACTGGTAGTGTCATACCCAAGTTTAGATCGCAGATAGCGCAAGGCGGACCTGTAACCGTAACTCATCCCGAAATTACTCGGTTCTTCATGTCAATACCCGAAGCGGCTCAACTCGTGCTGCAGGCCGCCGCCATGGGAAAAGGCGGCGAGGTTTTCGTCCTCGACATGGGAGAGCCTGTGAAGATTGTGGACCTAGCCCGAAATATGATTCGTCTGTCCGGGTTCACTGAACAGGAGATTCCGATACAGTTTACTGGTTTGCGTCCCGGTGAGAAGCTGTTCGAGGAGTTGCTAGCAGACTCTGAAGAGACCCTTCCGACTCCACACGAAAAACTCCGTATAGCGCGTTCGAGGCCCGTCCCAGAGGGATTCTTTGTCGATATTTCGGAATGGCTCCAGCACTCTCAACCTGTTACGGATAGCCAAGTACGCGCAAAGCTGAAGGAGTGGATTCCTGAGTATCAACCCCGGTGCTTTGAATCCGAGGTGTCAGAGGATACGATCGTCTGA
- a CDS encoding NHL repeat-containing protein, producing the protein MAPPDDEHSYLAANLALPEDAIELTPGFYVVADTQNSYIRRVENNTVSVLAGNGADVPSEKLLELPTPQKAFPVLALAPYRNGFLSFSSRGAGVNFHYQNEVKFIGNSYMLGGEKVGLNFVKFAQRRGDDVIALDGTDARNVFVRVSEDGIEPMLLRPDIAVLDIMGFDFCGDDLIVAYSRPAGDVAFEKINAAGRQLLFTDRPYSNAIFCFGTDDFAYGARWELKRYTAEGVKVVAGDFVHIASIRTTLDGLGLLITDSDQETVSRLTLSGERTTIVATTGQILSDTIIKMQNVGKSVLAITPDGTMVELKPDEGSIELIFDSSGGGKWGHYLNGHSFTTLRAFAFDDVGSRLFLGSNHGIFLLNLATEEFDLYAGSEDEYGDLDGTAVDARFAVIRDLKFHAGMLYVADAWNDKVRVIDTNTKLVSTHVGSGRNELNYRNSMCAPNRSYNLNRPVALEIFAKKLIIVNGYSHDLIASPLKGDGETCLFAGIPDPQEGQYGGGYVDGRRGKSRFSGPAHLFATDRGLIVADMWNNALRLVSDKGHVSTVFSHPDIGRMMTSAVVNGSKIYFASADATVKAIPFP; encoded by the coding sequence TTGGCTCCACCAGATGACGAACACTCTTATCTCGCGGCAAATCTGGCGCTTCCTGAAGACGCTATTGAATTGACTCCAGGTTTCTACGTGGTGGCGGACACTCAGAATAGCTATATACGCCGTGTCGAGAACAATACCGTATCTGTCCTCGCCGGAAACGGTGCAGATGTACCAAGTGAGAAGTTGCTGGAACTCCCGACCCCCCAAAAAGCTTTTCCAGTTCTCGCACTAGCGCCTTACCGGAACGGATTCCTTTCCTTTTCTTCGCGCGGCGCCGGCGTTAACTTTCACTACCAAAATGAAGTAAAATTCATCGGAAACAGCTACATGCTCGGAGGCGAGAAGGTAGGCCTGAATTTCGTAAAATTCGCGCAGCGGCGCGGTGATGACGTAATAGCGCTCGACGGTACAGACGCAAGGAATGTCTTCGTTCGTGTCTCCGAAGATGGTATCGAACCCATGCTGCTCCGTCCGGATATTGCTGTTCTCGATATCATGGGCTTTGACTTCTGCGGCGATGATCTAATAGTCGCATACTCTCGCCCGGCCGGCGATGTAGCTTTCGAGAAGATTAATGCAGCAGGTCGACAGCTACTATTCACTGATCGACCATATTCCAACGCTATATTTTGCTTCGGAACAGATGACTTCGCCTATGGTGCGCGATGGGAATTAAAACGCTATACGGCAGAAGGCGTGAAAGTAGTAGCGGGGGATTTTGTTCACATTGCGTCGATCCGCACGACTTTGGATGGCCTCGGGTTATTGATAACAGACTCTGACCAAGAGACAGTGTCCCGCCTAACGCTGAGCGGCGAAAGAACGACGATCGTCGCCACGACCGGGCAGATCCTTTCCGACACCATAATTAAGATGCAGAACGTTGGCAAAAGCGTCCTAGCCATAACTCCCGACGGTACAATGGTCGAACTTAAGCCCGACGAAGGCTCCATCGAACTGATATTCGACTCCAGCGGGGGCGGTAAATGGGGCCACTATCTCAACGGCCATAGCTTTACAACGTTGAGGGCATTCGCCTTTGACGATGTAGGATCTAGGTTATTTCTAGGTTCCAACCATGGCATCTTCCTGTTAAACCTGGCGACTGAAGAATTCGACTTGTATGCCGGCTCTGAAGACGAGTATGGCGACTTGGACGGGACGGCGGTCGATGCGAGGTTTGCTGTAATTAGAGATTTGAAGTTTCATGCCGGTATGTTGTATGTTGCAGACGCATGGAATGACAAGGTTCGCGTCATCGATACAAATACTAAGCTGGTGTCGACCCATGTTGGGTCCGGCCGTAATGAATTAAACTATCGAAACTCTATGTGTGCGCCAAATAGGTCTTACAACCTCAATAGACCTGTCGCATTGGAAATATTCGCGAAGAAGTTAATTATTGTCAACGGCTACAGCCATGACCTAATCGCGAGCCCTCTCAAAGGAGATGGAGAAACCTGCCTCTTCGCGGGCATACCGGATCCCCAGGAGGGCCAGTACGGCGGTGGCTACGTGGACGGCCGTCGTGGAAAGTCGCGATTCAGCGGTCCCGCCCACTTATTTGCAACGGACCGTGGGCTAATCGTTGCTGATATGTGGAACAACGCGTTGCGGCTGGTATCTGACAAAGGACATGTGTCGACAGTTTTCTCCCATCCCGATATAGGGCGCATGATGACATCAGCGGTAGTGAATGGGAGCAAAATCTACTTCGCGTCGGCTGATGCGACCGTAAAGGCCATCCCGTTTCCATGA